A portion of the Candidatus Neomarinimicrobiota bacterium genome contains these proteins:
- a CDS encoding zinc ribbon domain-containing protein — protein MPTYEYSCHNCNHNFDIFFKTFGSVTDITVCPKCSSEQTERRMSVFASSESSEAQEFMGCGPGCGCAMDQ, from the coding sequence TTGCCTACATACGAATACAGTTGTCACAATTGCAACCACAATTTCGACATATTTTTTAAGACGTTCGGAAGCGTCACAGATATTACCGTCTGCCCGAAGTGCAGTTCGGAACAAACTGAGAGGAGGATGTCCGTATTTGCCTCATCTGAATCTTCCGAGGCACAGGAATTTATGGGCTGTGGTCCCGGCTGTGGATGCGCTATGGATCAATAG
- a CDS encoding FecR domain-containing protein, translating into MMFFLKTIIPALFLIFLLVNSPFAQSVDESALALKKSGKAFRKPAGFETSDEQIQVGTWFSNFDSLRTAAASFLAILFTDDKSMLKMKENTRMTIQGNVSPTRSLRQVRIDRGALRTTINYQDKREYEIITPVSVASVKGTDFWLTVDPNGTDTFIGLEGSVEILNIESGLSMLLTAGNTIISTWTGTMNINPTDPSTIPSDPDTEPEGEQEGEGGESPDQEPAPSSPEQPTPAQEQSEQESEPTLSPEKGGSKLPGGIGLSASVGAAVLDGQVYNQISIRPDFPIGPFGVGLDLNLYFDADGNLREEDWDEPLDAVDKIFYIRYNQPDDPFYIRAGGLTNVTMGQGLIMDNYSNMIEYPQIRRVGLLGHREFGKIKFQGLVANLRELGSPGLVGTRVTYPLIGNLRIGGTFVLDGDQFAGLPDKDGDGVPDAVDDFPDDKKYAVDSDGDGIPDEIDPDRDGDGYTDNSQRFGVFNNDLDGAVGLKTPLSFKDKKDGVSSYGVDIEYALFSNDLIGITAYGEVAAIKDFGSGFTFPGVRATLGPVFLRAEYRQYGKEFIGNYFNQTYDIERAHLFVQAGDSTIAKTREELLLKSIKDPLSGVFGGASINLLNLFTLSASYSKMQSSNPDSTPNFESFFADISIDPVFIPKINRASLFYQQTNVPNVFDFIKTPSMLLGYLIGYEIAPSVTLLIRVQQTYIDRNGDGKIRGDDETIKLMSIETEFTF; encoded by the coding sequence ATGATGTTCTTTCTTAAAACGATTATCCCGGCTCTTTTCCTTATATTTCTGTTAGTTAATTCCCCGTTTGCTCAGAGCGTTGACGAGTCGGCGCTCGCTCTCAAGAAAAGCGGTAAGGCATTCAGAAAACCCGCCGGATTTGAAACTTCCGATGAACAGATTCAGGTTGGAACATGGTTCTCAAATTTCGATTCGCTGAGGACTGCTGCGGCAAGTTTTCTCGCGATACTTTTTACGGACGACAAAAGCATGTTGAAGATGAAAGAAAACACGAGAATGACTATCCAGGGGAATGTATCGCCGACCCGGAGTTTGAGACAGGTAAGGATCGATCGGGGCGCCCTGCGAACCACAATAAACTATCAAGACAAAAGAGAATATGAGATCATTACGCCGGTCAGTGTCGCTTCTGTGAAAGGCACCGATTTTTGGTTGACTGTTGATCCGAACGGGACTGATACCTTTATCGGCCTGGAAGGCAGTGTGGAGATCCTGAATATCGAGAGCGGACTATCAATGCTTTTAACAGCGGGGAATACGATTATATCAACCTGGACGGGAACTATGAACATCAATCCTACCGACCCCTCTACGATTCCGTCGGACCCGGATACAGAACCTGAGGGTGAGCAGGAAGGAGAGGGTGGAGAATCGCCTGATCAAGAACCGGCTCCGTCAAGCCCGGAACAGCCGACTCCCGCACAGGAGCAGTCTGAGCAGGAATCCGAACCAACCCTGTCTCCGGAAAAGGGAGGTTCAAAACTGCCGGGCGGCATCGGACTTTCCGCAAGCGTGGGCGCTGCAGTCTTAGATGGGCAGGTTTACAACCAAATAAGCATCAGACCCGATTTTCCTATCGGTCCGTTTGGGGTTGGACTGGATTTGAATCTGTATTTTGATGCTGACGGAAATTTAAGGGAAGAAGATTGGGACGAACCTTTAGACGCTGTAGATAAAATATTTTATATTCGCTACAACCAGCCGGACGACCCGTTTTACATTCGCGCCGGAGGTTTAACGAATGTAACCATGGGACAGGGACTCATCATGGACAATTACAGCAATATGATAGAGTATCCTCAAATCCGGAGAGTAGGTCTGTTGGGTCACCGTGAATTCGGTAAGATCAAGTTTCAGGGATTGGTAGCGAATCTACGCGAATTGGGGAGTCCGGGGCTTGTCGGTACGAGAGTTACATATCCGCTTATCGGGAACTTAAGGATCGGAGGCACATTCGTATTGGATGGCGATCAATTCGCCGGATTGCCCGATAAAGACGGTGACGGTGTTCCTGACGCCGTTGATGATTTTCCCGATGACAAAAAATATGCGGTAGATTCAGATGGTGACGGGATCCCGGACGAGATAGATCCTGACCGGGATGGAGACGGCTACACTGATAACTCGCAGAGGTTTGGTGTTTTCAATAACGACCTGGATGGAGCTGTCGGCTTAAAAACTCCCCTGAGTTTTAAGGATAAAAAGGACGGAGTATCTTCATACGGAGTAGATATTGAGTATGCTCTCTTCAGCAATGATTTGATTGGTATAACGGCTTATGGTGAAGTGGCGGCAATAAAGGATTTCGGGTCAGGTTTCACCTTCCCGGGAGTTCGCGCCACCCTGGGTCCGGTATTTCTGCGAGCCGAATACCGCCAATACGGCAAAGAATTTATCGGAAACTATTTTAACCAGACGTACGATATTGAGAGGGCTCATCTCTTTGTTCAAGCCGGCGATAGTACCATAGCAAAAACTCGGGAAGAACTTCTGCTGAAATCTATTAAAGATCCGTTATCGGGAGTGTTTGGAGGAGCTTCGATAAACTTGCTGAACCTATTTACCTTATCGGCTTCATATTCAAAGATGCAAAGCAGCAATCCTGACAGCACCCCAAACTTTGAAAGTTTCTTTGCAGACATTTCGATTGACCCCGTATTTATTCCGAAGATCAACAGAGCGTCTCTCTTCTATCAACAGACGAACGTACCGAACGTATTTGATTTCATAAAAACACCGAGCATGCTGTTAGGCTATCTTATCGGGTATGAAATCGCGCCGAGCGTCACGCTCCTGATCCGGGTTCAACAGACCTACATCGACAGGAACGGAGACGGAAAAATTAGGGGAGATGACGAGACTATAAAGTTAATGTCAATCGAAACCGAGTTTACGTTCTAA
- a CDS encoding UvrB/UvrC motif-containing protein, producing MDIKNILDKWHYDPYGFSVRLVEGTDGKEKIQIRLDLGLLQLELEGRPDGTKPHNKESLLDYYLEKIENADNKGVEESDMELSIEECELLRHEAIQYYHRYISLLELEKYHGVIKDTEHNIGILDLMSSYAEDKSDFMSYEQFRPYIIMINTLARGRLALEKDKDDVVMKIVDKGIGMINEARETLDLQDSLYGFREIKFLEEWKTDISSDHPPSDLEKLENKLARAVRGEKYESAALLRDEIHLMKKIKK from the coding sequence ATGGATATAAAGAACATATTAGACAAATGGCACTATGATCCGTACGGATTCTCAGTACGGCTTGTCGAAGGTACCGACGGAAAAGAAAAGATTCAGATAAGACTCGATCTCGGCTTGCTCCAATTGGAGTTGGAAGGACGCCCTGACGGGACCAAACCGCATAACAAAGAATCGCTCCTCGATTATTATCTTGAAAAGATCGAAAATGCAGACAACAAAGGCGTAGAGGAGAGCGACATGGAATTGAGCATTGAAGAATGCGAGTTGCTGCGCCATGAAGCAATACAATATTACCATCGATACATAAGTCTCTTAGAACTTGAGAAATACCATGGTGTGATAAAAGATACCGAGCATAATATTGGTATACTCGATCTTATGAGCAGCTACGCCGAGGATAAATCCGATTTTATGAGTTATGAGCAATTCCGACCGTATATAATCATGATAAATACTCTTGCGAGAGGCAGGTTAGCCTTAGAGAAGGATAAAGATGACGTGGTAATGAAGATAGTGGATAAAGGCATAGGCATGATAAACGAAGCAAGGGAGACTCTGGACTTGCAGGACTCATTATACGGTTTTAGGGAGATAAAATTTTTGGAAGAGTGGAAAACTGATATTTCATCCGATCATCCGCCGTCTGATCTTGAAAAGTTAGAGAATAAACTCGCAAGAGCTGTTCGCGGTGAGAAGTATGAATCAGCTGCGCTCCTCAGGGACGAGATTCACTTAATGAAAAAAATCAAGAAGTAG